The Rhopalosiphum maidis isolate BTI-1 chromosome 1, ASM367621v3, whole genome shotgun sequence genome has a segment encoding these proteins:
- the LOC113550708 gene encoding intraflagellar transport protein 56 isoform X1 yields MILSRVKPAVEQQLEKTKPLNHKITAKDFIEKRDYIGALTILKFDIEKSKQDVELELWLAYCYFHLGDYNNAMLIYKSHIKNSGIKHLFVNLACCYFYLGMYPEAEEVLDKSNISDVKIRLQFHLSHKQGDEKKLMEYHELLADVVEDQLSLAAIHYLRSHYQEAIDIYKKLMINNRHFLALNVYMALCYYKLDFYDVSQEILDVYMKKYPDSMILTNLKACNLYKLYDGKAAESELKNLIARRSSTFKFCEDLIKHNMVVFREGEGALQVLPTLVDILPEARLNLVIYYLRQGENEEAYELIKDLEPAIPQEYILKAIVNVVVGQEKGDTKQINNGQSLFNMVGSSSSECDTIPGRQCMASSLFLEGRYDEVSLYLSSIKSYFSNDDSFNFNFAQVKLSLGEYKEAEEMYLQVKSNKIRESFIYINHLTHCFIMNKKSQSAWDLYLKIENSQDSLIILQSIANDCYKTNQFWQSAKAFDMLERLDLLPEYWEGKRGACAGIFQQIVLGNQPQDQIADVIHLLRNSANSQVEQMIKMMKKWAKNNKVVV; encoded by the exons ATG atcCTATCACGAGTAAAACCAGCGGTAGAACAGCAATTAGAGAAAACTAAaccattaaatcataaaataaccgCTAAGGATTTCATCGAGAAAAGAGACTACATTGGTGCTTTAACCATTTTAAAA tttgatatAGAAAAATCCAAACAAGATGTGGAATTAGAACTATGGCTagcatattgttattttcatttaggTGATTATAATAACGCAATGTTAATTTACAAAAGTCATATCAAAAATTCAggaataaaacatttgtttgtCAATTTGGCTTgttgctatttttatttaggcaTGTACCCAGAGGCTGAggaa GTATTAGATAAGTCCAACATCTCCGACGTAAAAATTCGATTGCAATTTCATCTGTCACATAAACAAGGTGACGAAAAAAAGCTTATGGAGTATCATGAACTTTTAGCGGATGTGGTTGAAGATCAATTATCATTAGCAGCTATACATTATCTTAGATCACATTACCAAGAAgctattgatatatataaaaagttaatgatCAATAAtcg acATTTTTTGGCACTGAATGTTTATATGGctctttgttattataaattagactTTTATGATGTCTCTCAAGAAATTCTAGatgtttatatgaaaaaatatccaGATTCTAtgatattaactaatttaaaagcttgcaatttgtacaaattatatgatGGTAAGGCTGCTGAATCAGAATTGAAAAATCTTATT gcgAGAAGATCATCAACATTTAAGTTTTGTGAAGATTTGATTAAACATAACATGGTTGTTTTTCGCGAAGGAGAAGGTGCTTTACAAGTGTTGCCAACTCTTGTTGATATCCTTCCAGAAGCCCGTCTTAatttggtaatatattatttgagacAAGGAGAAAATGAAGAAGCCTATGAGTTAATTAAAGATTTGGAGCCAGCTATTCCCCAAGAATATATCTTAAAAGCTATTGTTAATGTAGTTGTTGGTCAAGAAAAAGgagat acCAAGCAAATCAATAACGGACAGAGTTTATTCAATATGGTAGGAAGTAGTTCCAGTGAATGTGACACAATACCAGGTCGGCAATGCATGGCTTCCTCTTTATTTTTAGAAGGGCGTTATGATGAAGTTAGCTTATATCTAAGTTCAATAAAaagctatttttcaaatgacgatagttttaattttaattttgctcAG gtgaAATTATCGCTAGGTGAGTACAAAGAAGCAGAAGAGATGTATTTACAAGTAAAAAGCAACAAAATACGAgaaagttttatttacataaaccaTTTAACACATTGTT tcattatgaataaaaagtcGCAATCAGCATgggatttatatttgaaaatagaaaattcaCAAGATTCATTGATAATATTGCAGTCAATCGCAAATGattgttataaaactaatCAGTTTTGGCAATCAGCAAAAGCATTTGATATGCTCGAAAGGTTAGATTTATTACCTGAATATTGGGAAGGAAAACGAGGTGCTTGTGCCGGCATATTTCAACAAATTGTTCTTGGCAATCAACCACA agaTCAGATAGCtgatgttatacatttattaagaaattcaGCAAATTCTCAAGTTgaacaaatgataaaaatgatgaaGAAATGGGCGAAAAATAACAAAGTAGTTGTTTAG
- the LOC113550709 gene encoding uncharacterized protein LOC113550709, with product MLRLTNEKFLKLKVGTTVRVPIPAIDRARGSPRNLLAVIILCEDDMYKLCTEYGMLKHKHTRAQISPCKEKFLELNETMKKIKDREITSSKGFNRCNCKTGCVTKKCAYKLQCSKNVVQFKMS from the exons atgttgagatTGACTAacgaaaaatttttaaagctCAAAGTCGGTACAACTGTTCGTGTCCCAATACCAGCTATTGATAGGGCTCGAGGTTCTCCGCGTAATTTACTTGctgttataattttgtgtgAAGATgacatgtataaattat GTACAGAATATGGTATGTTGAAACATAAACATACAAGAGCTCAAATTTCCCCATGTAAAGAAAAATTTCTAGAACTAAAtgaaactatgaaaaaaattaaagataggGAAATAACATCATCAAAAGGCTTCAATCGATGCAATTGCAAAACTGGTTGTGTCACTAAAAAATGTGCTTACAAGTTACAATGCAGCAAAAATGTTGTGCAGTTCAAAATGTCATAG
- the LOC113560665 gene encoding uncharacterized protein LOC113560665, which yields MPVEFLNSLKPPGMLYHKLILRVDTPMLLRNLKPPKLCNGSGLKVKALHRNIIEATILTGYAKGETVFVPRIPLIPNDLPYEFKRLQFPLKVCFALTLNKSQGQTLKFAGIDLRDNCSSHGRFYVACSRVSSSSSLLILSPTNRSAKNIVYKEVL from the coding sequence ATGCCGGTTGAATTTCTAAATTCATTGAAACCACCGGGTATGCTATATCATAAGCTTATTCTGCGTGTGGACACACCTATGTTATTGCGAAATTTGAAACCACCTAAACTGTGCAATGGGAGCGGGCTTAAAGTCAAAGCTTTACATCGCAATATAATAGAAGCCACAATTTTAACTGGATATGCGAAAGGGGAAACTGTGTTTGTACCACGAATCCCTTTAATTCCGAATGATCTTCCGTACGAATTTAAACGATTACAGTTTCCCCTCAAAGTCTGTTTTGCATTGACTTTAAACAAGTCCCAAGGCCAAACTCTCAAATTTGCAGGAATAGATTTGCGAGATAACTGCTCTTCACATGGGCGGTTCTACGTAGCTTGCTCACGCGTAAGCTCATCCAGTAGCTTGTTGATTTTGTCGCCTACTAATAGATCAGCGAAGAACATTGTCTACAAAGAAGTTTTGTAG
- the LOC113550707 gene encoding lysine-specific demethylase 6A isoform X2: MYKVFNEWETALKHLKHAYSDVSLSTFSKLEISFHIAHLYEVQGKYKLAKDHYEQLLNDSKITVHLRADICRQLGWMYHSCECLGDKNHRETVAIQYLQKSIEADNKSGQSLYLLGRCYASVGKVHDAFIAYRNSVEKSEGNADTWCSIGVLYQQQNQPMDALQAYICAVQLDKGHSAAWTNLGILYESCNQPKDALACYVNATKGNAVVSETLIKTTLNVPASAISNMNPNLGQRIKFLQTHLCNAPMPSITSKRRQLPSIEEAWNLPISAEMSSRQQQQQQQQQQQQQQQQQQQQQKTAQTPYQKSQDMIATPHGQPPPYNSSKPDNPLENNIKRIKVEPQTSSNSNPQPAFYLNSQQIQTMNVLQQNSHNLSHQQQALLQQLQNNYRMMQQHQQQLRLKQQQNSPSQQGQYQNPTVIKQFSDQSRGDSKSNDLIDGSSENQELDRELQALLSHKELTTSLAEDLLKQFGSSDELNIKNETNTTASPQEVKTIQQPATEKVVRYQDSSSLDTDYSLDLTAEEVLETAQKETGPGMWNRNVLSPNGPPPTPPEPPPQQLTREQLLPSTPSVMLENKKDAFSPRLQEFCLKNPIAVVRCLAGALKLDLGLFSTRTLVETNPDHSVEVRTQVMQSSDDNWDVKQNRRGWACISHRSHTTIAKYAQYQASSFHESIRDEKDGIPSAHTVPNSNLSDSDSKDSITMEKKRKKNINLPGVKPPAGSKMLKFGTNVDLSDEKKWRPQLQELTKLPAFARVVSAANMLSHVGHSILGMNTVQLYMKVPGSRTPGHQENNNFCSININIGPGDCEWFAAPDAYWGVINNLCEKYGLNYLHGSWWPLVEDLLAANVPLYRFLQRPGDMVWVNSGCVHWVQAVGWCNNIAWNVGPLTARQYHLAIERYEWNKLQSYKSIVPMIHLSWNLARNIKVSDPRLYDLVKMCLMCSLRQCGITLEFIKVKKIQTRFHGRGKNEASHYCHDCDVEVFNILLIREQEKKHCVYCVICAKKQSPNLEGFVCLEEYKMSELIEIYNSFVLHCHTTPVLPPSNNTIAQLT, translated from the exons ATGTACAAAGTGTTTAATGAGTGGGAAACAgcgttaaaacatttaaaacatgcTTATTCAGATGTTAGTTTAAgcacattttcaaaacttgaaa taagcTTCCATATAGCACATTTATATGAAGTACAAGGGAAATACAAGTTAGCCAAAGATCATTATGAACAACTCttaaatgattcaaaaattaCTGTTCATTTACGTGCCGATATTTGTCGACAGTTag GATGGATGTACCACAGTTGTGAATGTTTAGGGGATAAAAATCACCGTGAAACAGTTgctattcaatatttacaaaaatctaTTGAAGCTGATAACAAATCTGGTCAGTCTCTTTATTTATTAGGACGTTGTTATGCAAGTGTTGGAAAGGTTCATGATGCATTTATAGCGTATCGAAATTCTGTTGAAAAATCTGAAGGAAATGCAGACACATGGTGTTCCATTgg agTACTCTATCAACAACAGAACCAGCCTATGGATGCATTGCAAGCATATATATGTGCAGTGCAATTAGATAAAGGCCATAGTGCAGCTTGGACTAATCTTG gtatattatatgaaagttGTAATCAACCAAAAGACGCTCTAGCTTGTTATGTTAACGCAACAAAAGGTAATGCAGTAGTAAGTGAAACATTGATAAAAACGACCTTAAATGTTCCAGCATCTGCAATATCGAACATGAATCCTAATCTTGGTCagcgtattaaatttttacaaactcATTTATGCAATGCACCAATGCCTAGTATTACTAGCaa GCGACGACAATTACCTTCAATCGAAGAGGCTTGGAATTTACCAATTTCAGCAGAAATGTCTTCAagacaacagcagcagcagcagcaacaacaacaacagcaacaacaacaacaacaacaacaacaacaaaagaCTGCACAAACTCCATATCAAAAATCTCAGGATATGATTGCTACACCCCATGGGCAACCTCCTCCTTATAATTCATCTAAACCAGATAACCCGTTAGAAAATAACATCAAACGAATCAAA gttGAGCCTCAAACTAGCAGTAACAGTAATCCTCAAcctgcattttatttaaatagtcagCAAATTCAGACAATGAATGTTCTTCAACAAAATTCTCATAATTTATCACATCAACAAcaa GCTTTGCTGCAACAGTTGCAAAATAACTATCGTATGATGCAACAACATCAGCAGCAATTGCGgctaaaacaacaacaaaatagcCCTAGTCAACAAGGACAATATCAAAATCCTACTGTGATAAAACAGTTCTCTGACCAAAGCCGCGGAGACTCAAAATCCAATGATTTAATTGATGGTTCGAGTGAAAATCAAGAGTTGGATAGAGAATTACAAGCTCTCCTATCCCATAAGGAATTAACTACTTCATTAGCTGAAGATTTGCTCAAACAGTTTGGTTCATcagatgaattaaatattaaaaacgaaacTAATACCACTGCATCACCTCAag aaGTTAAAACCATACAACAGCCTGCAACTGAAAAGGTAGTTAGGTATCAAGATTCAAGTTCATTGGACACTGATTATTCTTTGGACTTAACTGCTGAGGAGGTTTTGGAAACTGCCCA GAAAGAAACAGGACCAGGTATGTGGAATAGAAATGTATTGAGTCCAAATGGGCCACCACCCACACCTCCAGAACCTCCTCCTCAACAATTAACACGTGAACAATTACTGCCATCTACTCCATCAGTTAtgcttgaaaataaaaaagacgCATTTAGTCCAAGATTACaagaattttgtttaaaaaatcctATTGCTGTTGTACGATGCTTAGCTGGTGCCCttaaattag atttgggATTGTTTTCAACTCGGACATTAGTAGAAACTAATCCAGATCACTCTGTTGAAGTTCGAACACAAGTAATGCAGAGCAGTGATGATAACTGGGATGTGAAACAAAATCGAAGAGGATGGGCTTGTATTAGCCACCGATCACATACAACCATTGCTAAATATGCTCAATACCAAGCTTCCAGTTTTCATGAATCAATAAga GATGAAAAAGATGGTATACCAAGCGCTCATACAGTtcctaattcaaatttatctgACTCTGATTCTAAAGATTCGATTACAATGGAGAAAAAACGGAAAAAGAATATT aatttaccTGGTGTGAAACCTCCTGCTGGTAGTAAAATGCTTAAGTTTGGAACCAATGTGGATTTGTCTGATGAGAAAAAATGGCGTCCACAGCTTCAAGAACTTACTAAGCTACCAGCATTTGCACGAGTTGTCTCTGCCGCTAATATGCTTTCACATGTTGGACATTCAATATTAGGCATGAATACTGTTCAGTTGTACATGAAa gttCCTGGTAGCCGAACACCTGGGCATCaggaaaataacaatttttgctcgattaatattaacattggtCCTGGTGATTGTGAATGGTTTGCTGCGCCTGATGCTTACTGGGGTGTCATTAATAATCTTTGTGAAAA gtaTGGCTTAAATTACTTACATGGATCTTGGTGGCCATTGGTTGAAGATTTACTTGCAGCAAATGTCCCTTTGTATAGATTTTTACAAAGACCTGGTGACATGGTTTGGGTAAATTcag GTTGTGTTCATTGGGTCCAGGCTGTTGGTTGGTGTAATAACATTGCATGGAATGTTGGTCCTTTAACAGCCAGACAATATCATCTTGCTATAGAACGTTACGAGTGGAATAAACTGCAAAGTTATAAAAGCATTGTACCAATGATTCATTTAAGTTGGAATTTGGCAAGGAATATAAAAGTATCAGACCCGAGATTATATGATCTTGTtaa aaTGTGCTTAATGTGTTCTTTACGTCAATGTGGTATAACCTtggaatttataaaagttaaaaaaattcaaactcgTTTTCATGGAAGAGGCAAAAATGAAGCTTCACATTATTGTCATGACTGTGAT gtggaagtattcaatattcttttaatCCGTGAACAAGAGAAAAAACATTGtgtttattgtgttatttgtGCAAAAAAACAATCTCCAAATTTGGAAGGATTTGTCTGTTTAGAAGAGTATAAAATGTCTGAACTAATAGAAATCTACAACAGTTTTGTATTACATTGTCATACTACACCTGTACTGCCACctagtaataatactatagcGCAATTAACGTAA
- the LOC113550708 gene encoding intraflagellar transport protein 56 isoform X2 has protein sequence MLIYKSHIKNSGIKHLFVNLACCYFYLGMYPEAEEVLDKSNISDVKIRLQFHLSHKQGDEKKLMEYHELLADVVEDQLSLAAIHYLRSHYQEAIDIYKKLMINNRHFLALNVYMALCYYKLDFYDVSQEILDVYMKKYPDSMILTNLKACNLYKLYDGKAAESELKNLIARRSSTFKFCEDLIKHNMVVFREGEGALQVLPTLVDILPEARLNLVIYYLRQGENEEAYELIKDLEPAIPQEYILKAIVNVVVGQEKGDTKQINNGQSLFNMVGSSSSECDTIPGRQCMASSLFLEGRYDEVSLYLSSIKSYFSNDDSFNFNFAQVKLSLGEYKEAEEMYLQVKSNKIRESFIYINHLTHCFIMNKKSQSAWDLYLKIENSQDSLIILQSIANDCYKTNQFWQSAKAFDMLERLDLLPEYWEGKRGACAGIFQQIVLGNQPQDQIADVIHLLRNSANSQVEQMIKMMKKWAKNNKVVV, from the exons ATGTTAATTTACAAAAGTCATATCAAAAATTCAggaataaaacatttgtttgtCAATTTGGCTTgttgctatttttatttaggcaTGTACCCAGAGGCTGAggaa GTATTAGATAAGTCCAACATCTCCGACGTAAAAATTCGATTGCAATTTCATCTGTCACATAAACAAGGTGACGAAAAAAAGCTTATGGAGTATCATGAACTTTTAGCGGATGTGGTTGAAGATCAATTATCATTAGCAGCTATACATTATCTTAGATCACATTACCAAGAAgctattgatatatataaaaagttaatgatCAATAAtcg acATTTTTTGGCACTGAATGTTTATATGGctctttgttattataaattagactTTTATGATGTCTCTCAAGAAATTCTAGatgtttatatgaaaaaatatccaGATTCTAtgatattaactaatttaaaagcttgcaatttgtacaaattatatgatGGTAAGGCTGCTGAATCAGAATTGAAAAATCTTATT gcgAGAAGATCATCAACATTTAAGTTTTGTGAAGATTTGATTAAACATAACATGGTTGTTTTTCGCGAAGGAGAAGGTGCTTTACAAGTGTTGCCAACTCTTGTTGATATCCTTCCAGAAGCCCGTCTTAatttggtaatatattatttgagacAAGGAGAAAATGAAGAAGCCTATGAGTTAATTAAAGATTTGGAGCCAGCTATTCCCCAAGAATATATCTTAAAAGCTATTGTTAATGTAGTTGTTGGTCAAGAAAAAGgagat acCAAGCAAATCAATAACGGACAGAGTTTATTCAATATGGTAGGAAGTAGTTCCAGTGAATGTGACACAATACCAGGTCGGCAATGCATGGCTTCCTCTTTATTTTTAGAAGGGCGTTATGATGAAGTTAGCTTATATCTAAGTTCAATAAAaagctatttttcaaatgacgatagttttaattttaattttgctcAG gtgaAATTATCGCTAGGTGAGTACAAAGAAGCAGAAGAGATGTATTTACAAGTAAAAAGCAACAAAATACGAgaaagttttatttacataaaccaTTTAACACATTGTT tcattatgaataaaaagtcGCAATCAGCATgggatttatatttgaaaatagaaaattcaCAAGATTCATTGATAATATTGCAGTCAATCGCAAATGattgttataaaactaatCAGTTTTGGCAATCAGCAAAAGCATTTGATATGCTCGAAAGGTTAGATTTATTACCTGAATATTGGGAAGGAAAACGAGGTGCTTGTGCCGGCATATTTCAACAAATTGTTCTTGGCAATCAACCACA agaTCAGATAGCtgatgttatacatttattaagaaattcaGCAAATTCTCAAGTTgaacaaatgataaaaatgatgaaGAAATGGGCGAAAAATAACAAAGTAGTTGTTTAG
- the LOC113550707 gene encoding lysine-specific demethylase 6A isoform X1 encodes MEEYGEINLTNQELQMLSDLDSRMYGFLKLNDPKEEKKKTLVLKAIKYLERMLMQMQKEKTEDESSKAISIDSKTYCKLGHFHLLLENYSKAMSAYHKYYNDAETNHWKDANFLYGLGLVYFHFNSYQWSIQFFQKLLYIDPNYQRANEVHLRLGLMYKVFNEWETALKHLKHAYSDVSLSTFSKLEISFHIAHLYEVQGKYKLAKDHYEQLLNDSKITVHLRADICRQLGWMYHSCECLGDKNHRETVAIQYLQKSIEADNKSGQSLYLLGRCYASVGKVHDAFIAYRNSVEKSEGNADTWCSIGVLYQQQNQPMDALQAYICAVQLDKGHSAAWTNLGILYESCNQPKDALACYVNATKGNAVVSETLIKTTLNVPASAISNMNPNLGQRIKFLQTHLCNAPMPSITSKRRQLPSIEEAWNLPISAEMSSRQQQQQQQQQQQQQQQQQQQQQKTAQTPYQKSQDMIATPHGQPPPYNSSKPDNPLENNIKRIKVEPQTSSNSNPQPAFYLNSQQIQTMNVLQQNSHNLSHQQQALLQQLQNNYRMMQQHQQQLRLKQQQNSPSQQGQYQNPTVIKQFSDQSRGDSKSNDLIDGSSENQELDRELQALLSHKELTTSLAEDLLKQFGSSDELNIKNETNTTASPQEVKTIQQPATEKVVRYQDSSSLDTDYSLDLTAEEVLETAQKETGPGMWNRNVLSPNGPPPTPPEPPPQQLTREQLLPSTPSVMLENKKDAFSPRLQEFCLKNPIAVVRCLAGALKLDLGLFSTRTLVETNPDHSVEVRTQVMQSSDDNWDVKQNRRGWACISHRSHTTIAKYAQYQASSFHESIRDEKDGIPSAHTVPNSNLSDSDSKDSITMEKKRKKNINLPGVKPPAGSKMLKFGTNVDLSDEKKWRPQLQELTKLPAFARVVSAANMLSHVGHSILGMNTVQLYMKVPGSRTPGHQENNNFCSININIGPGDCEWFAAPDAYWGVINNLCEKYGLNYLHGSWWPLVEDLLAANVPLYRFLQRPGDMVWVNSGCVHWVQAVGWCNNIAWNVGPLTARQYHLAIERYEWNKLQSYKSIVPMIHLSWNLARNIKVSDPRLYDLVKMCLMCSLRQCGITLEFIKVKKIQTRFHGRGKNEASHYCHDCDVEVFNILLIREQEKKHCVYCVICAKKQSPNLEGFVCLEEYKMSELIEIYNSFVLHCHTTPVLPPSNNTIAQLT; translated from the exons ATGGAAGAATACggggaaattaatttaactaatcaaGAGTTGCAAATGTTGTCAGATTTGGACAG TCGAATGTATGGATTTTTGAAGTTAAATGATCCAAaagaagaaaagaaaaaaacattagttttaaaa GCAATTAAGTACCTTGAAAGGATGTTAATGCAAATGCAGAAAGAAAAAACAGAAGATGAATCCTCAAAAGCAATCAGCATTGATTCTAAAACTTATTGTAAACTTGGACACTTCCATTTATTGTTGGAAAACTATTCtaaag caATGTCTGCAtaccataaatattacaatgatgCAGAAACTAATCATTGGAAAGATGCTAATTTTTTGTATGGTCTTGGTCTTGTATATTTTCACTTTAACTCATATCAATG gtctattcaattttttcaaaaacttctTTATATTGATCCAAATTACCAACGAGCCAATGAAGTACACCTTAGATTGGGTTTGATGTACAAAGTGTTTAATGAGTGGGAAACAgcgttaaaacatttaaaacatgcTTATTCAGATGTTAGTTTAAgcacattttcaaaacttgaaa taagcTTCCATATAGCACATTTATATGAAGTACAAGGGAAATACAAGTTAGCCAAAGATCATTATGAACAACTCttaaatgattcaaaaattaCTGTTCATTTACGTGCCGATATTTGTCGACAGTTag GATGGATGTACCACAGTTGTGAATGTTTAGGGGATAAAAATCACCGTGAAACAGTTgctattcaatatttacaaaaatctaTTGAAGCTGATAACAAATCTGGTCAGTCTCTTTATTTATTAGGACGTTGTTATGCAAGTGTTGGAAAGGTTCATGATGCATTTATAGCGTATCGAAATTCTGTTGAAAAATCTGAAGGAAATGCAGACACATGGTGTTCCATTgg agTACTCTATCAACAACAGAACCAGCCTATGGATGCATTGCAAGCATATATATGTGCAGTGCAATTAGATAAAGGCCATAGTGCAGCTTGGACTAATCTTG gtatattatatgaaagttGTAATCAACCAAAAGACGCTCTAGCTTGTTATGTTAACGCAACAAAAGGTAATGCAGTAGTAAGTGAAACATTGATAAAAACGACCTTAAATGTTCCAGCATCTGCAATATCGAACATGAATCCTAATCTTGGTCagcgtattaaatttttacaaactcATTTATGCAATGCACCAATGCCTAGTATTACTAGCaa GCGACGACAATTACCTTCAATCGAAGAGGCTTGGAATTTACCAATTTCAGCAGAAATGTCTTCAagacaacagcagcagcagcagcaacaacaacaacagcaacaacaacaacaacaacaacaacaacaaaagaCTGCACAAACTCCATATCAAAAATCTCAGGATATGATTGCTACACCCCATGGGCAACCTCCTCCTTATAATTCATCTAAACCAGATAACCCGTTAGAAAATAACATCAAACGAATCAAA gttGAGCCTCAAACTAGCAGTAACAGTAATCCTCAAcctgcattttatttaaatagtcagCAAATTCAGACAATGAATGTTCTTCAACAAAATTCTCATAATTTATCACATCAACAAcaa GCTTTGCTGCAACAGTTGCAAAATAACTATCGTATGATGCAACAACATCAGCAGCAATTGCGgctaaaacaacaacaaaatagcCCTAGTCAACAAGGACAATATCAAAATCCTACTGTGATAAAACAGTTCTCTGACCAAAGCCGCGGAGACTCAAAATCCAATGATTTAATTGATGGTTCGAGTGAAAATCAAGAGTTGGATAGAGAATTACAAGCTCTCCTATCCCATAAGGAATTAACTACTTCATTAGCTGAAGATTTGCTCAAACAGTTTGGTTCATcagatgaattaaatattaaaaacgaaacTAATACCACTGCATCACCTCAag aaGTTAAAACCATACAACAGCCTGCAACTGAAAAGGTAGTTAGGTATCAAGATTCAAGTTCATTGGACACTGATTATTCTTTGGACTTAACTGCTGAGGAGGTTTTGGAAACTGCCCA GAAAGAAACAGGACCAGGTATGTGGAATAGAAATGTATTGAGTCCAAATGGGCCACCACCCACACCTCCAGAACCTCCTCCTCAACAATTAACACGTGAACAATTACTGCCATCTACTCCATCAGTTAtgcttgaaaataaaaaagacgCATTTAGTCCAAGATTACaagaattttgtttaaaaaatcctATTGCTGTTGTACGATGCTTAGCTGGTGCCCttaaattag atttgggATTGTTTTCAACTCGGACATTAGTAGAAACTAATCCAGATCACTCTGTTGAAGTTCGAACACAAGTAATGCAGAGCAGTGATGATAACTGGGATGTGAAACAAAATCGAAGAGGATGGGCTTGTATTAGCCACCGATCACATACAACCATTGCTAAATATGCTCAATACCAAGCTTCCAGTTTTCATGAATCAATAAga GATGAAAAAGATGGTATACCAAGCGCTCATACAGTtcctaattcaaatttatctgACTCTGATTCTAAAGATTCGATTACAATGGAGAAAAAACGGAAAAAGAATATT aatttaccTGGTGTGAAACCTCCTGCTGGTAGTAAAATGCTTAAGTTTGGAACCAATGTGGATTTGTCTGATGAGAAAAAATGGCGTCCACAGCTTCAAGAACTTACTAAGCTACCAGCATTTGCACGAGTTGTCTCTGCCGCTAATATGCTTTCACATGTTGGACATTCAATATTAGGCATGAATACTGTTCAGTTGTACATGAAa gttCCTGGTAGCCGAACACCTGGGCATCaggaaaataacaatttttgctcgattaatattaacattggtCCTGGTGATTGTGAATGGTTTGCTGCGCCTGATGCTTACTGGGGTGTCATTAATAATCTTTGTGAAAA gtaTGGCTTAAATTACTTACATGGATCTTGGTGGCCATTGGTTGAAGATTTACTTGCAGCAAATGTCCCTTTGTATAGATTTTTACAAAGACCTGGTGACATGGTTTGGGTAAATTcag GTTGTGTTCATTGGGTCCAGGCTGTTGGTTGGTGTAATAACATTGCATGGAATGTTGGTCCTTTAACAGCCAGACAATATCATCTTGCTATAGAACGTTACGAGTGGAATAAACTGCAAAGTTATAAAAGCATTGTACCAATGATTCATTTAAGTTGGAATTTGGCAAGGAATATAAAAGTATCAGACCCGAGATTATATGATCTTGTtaa aaTGTGCTTAATGTGTTCTTTACGTCAATGTGGTATAACCTtggaatttataaaagttaaaaaaattcaaactcgTTTTCATGGAAGAGGCAAAAATGAAGCTTCACATTATTGTCATGACTGTGAT gtggaagtattcaatattcttttaatCCGTGAACAAGAGAAAAAACATTGtgtttattgtgttatttgtGCAAAAAAACAATCTCCAAATTTGGAAGGATTTGTCTGTTTAGAAGAGTATAAAATGTCTGAACTAATAGAAATCTACAACAGTTTTGTATTACATTGTCATACTACACCTGTACTGCCACctagtaataatactatagcGCAATTAACGTAA